A single window of Vibrio sp. HB236076 DNA harbors:
- the hslU gene encoding HslU--HslV peptidase ATPase subunit has protein sequence MSEMTPREIVHELNRHIIGQDKAKRSVAIALRNRWRRMQLEESLRVEVSPKNILMIGPTGVGKTEIARRLAKLANAPFMKVEATKFTEVGYVGKEVESIIRDLTEVAVKMTQQQAMEKVKFRAEEQAEERVLDVLLPPPARDPWAEEKQPSEEQSKTRQTFRKKLRDGQLDDKEIDIDVAAPQMGVEIMAPPGMEEMTNQLQSMFQNLSGDTKKKRKMKIKDALKALVEEEAAKLVNQEELKEQAIYNVENHGIVFLDEIDKICKRGESSGPDVSREGVQRDLLPLIEGSTVSTKHGMVRTDHILFIASGAFQVAKPSDLIPELQGRLPIRVELEALSSDDFKRILTEPRASLTEQYIALLKTEDVNVEFTEDGIDQIATAAWQVNETTENIGARRLHTVMERLMDDLSYEATDRPGETITIDAEYVKTRLGSFIEDEDLSRFIL, from the coding sequence ATGTCTGAAATGACACCACGTGAAATTGTACACGAATTAAATCGCCATATTATCGGTCAAGACAAGGCCAAGCGCTCGGTGGCCATTGCCTTGAGAAACCGCTGGCGCCGTATGCAGCTCGAAGAAAGCCTAAGGGTGGAAGTCTCACCGAAAAACATCCTGATGATCGGCCCAACCGGGGTGGGTAAAACGGAAATCGCTCGTCGTTTAGCCAAATTGGCCAACGCGCCCTTTATGAAAGTCGAAGCAACTAAATTTACCGAAGTGGGTTATGTCGGTAAAGAAGTCGAAAGCATCATTCGCGATCTGACCGAAGTTGCCGTCAAAATGACTCAGCAGCAAGCGATGGAAAAGGTGAAGTTTCGCGCCGAAGAGCAAGCCGAAGAACGCGTATTAGACGTGTTGCTGCCACCACCGGCTCGCGACCCTTGGGCTGAGGAAAAACAGCCCTCTGAAGAACAATCAAAAACGCGCCAAACGTTCCGCAAGAAACTGCGTGACGGCCAGCTCGATGACAAAGAGATCGACATTGATGTGGCCGCGCCGCAAATGGGTGTTGAAATCATGGCGCCTCCGGGTATGGAAGAGATGACCAACCAGCTGCAAAGCATGTTCCAGAACCTGTCTGGCGACACCAAGAAAAAACGCAAGATGAAAATCAAAGATGCGTTAAAAGCCCTAGTCGAAGAAGAAGCGGCTAAGTTGGTCAATCAAGAAGAGCTCAAAGAGCAGGCGATTTACAACGTGGAAAACCACGGTATTGTCTTCTTAGATGAAATCGACAAAATTTGTAAGCGCGGTGAAAGCTCGGGCCCAGATGTTTCTCGTGAAGGGGTTCAGCGCGATCTTCTGCCTCTGATCGAAGGCAGCACCGTATCGACCAAACACGGAATGGTGCGCACTGACCACATCCTGTTTATTGCCTCTGGCGCTTTCCAAGTGGCCAAACCCTCGGATCTGATCCCTGAGTTGCAAGGTCGCTTGCCGATTCGCGTCGAACTAGAAGCGCTGAGCAGCGATGACTTTAAACGCATCTTGACCGAACCAAGAGCCTCTTTGACCGAGCAGTACATTGCCTTGCTCAAAACAGAGGACGTCAATGTTGAGTTTACCGAAGATGGCATTGACCAAATTGCTACCGCAGCTTGGCAAGTCAATGAAACCACCGAAAACATCGGTGCGCGTCGCCTTCACACTGTGATGGAGCGTTTGATGGATGACTTGTCTTACGAAGCGACCGATCGCCCAGGTGAGACCATTACCATTGATGCTGAGTACGTGAAAACGCGTCTTGGCAGCTTTATTGAAGATGAAGATCTCAGCCGCTTTATTCTTTAA
- the metJ gene encoding met regulon transcriptional regulator MetJ has translation MAKWNGDYLSPYAEHGKKNEQVKKITVSIPLKVLKILTDERTRRQINNLRHATNSELLCEAFLHAYTGQPLPTDEDLRKDKPDDIPAEAKALMTAMGIEFESFDDQSD, from the coding sequence ATGGCAAAGTGGAATGGCGATTACTTAAGCCCTTATGCAGAGCATGGCAAAAAAAATGAGCAAGTGAAAAAAATTACAGTATCCATTCCTCTTAAGGTACTTAAGATTTTGACCGATGAAAGAACGCGTCGCCAAATTAATAATTTGCGCCACGCCACCAACAGTGAATTGCTGTGTGAAGCCTTTTTGCACGCCTATACCGGCCAACCTTTGCCCACCGATGAAGATTTGCGCAAGGACAAACCCGACGACATCCCCGCAGAAGCCAAGGCATTAATGACGGCGATGGGGATTGAATTTGAAAGTTTTGACGATCAATCAGACTAA
- the priA gene encoding primosomal protein N': MRPSIAKVALPVPLDKQFDYIIPNSLFPIIGGRVSVPFGRQTLVGVVTALSDQSDYPREQLKSLKNVLDQQPLWEAPLYKLLVWCSQYYQYPLGETLANALPSALRKGKPAQHAARQMWHLTELGKQQSMQSMGRAVKQAKVLHLLAHGPLEHQAMIDADISRSVLNALCDKGWIRAVLESVSVAPWPSEIETDQDKPKLNQEQAIAIAAVNSESHFACYLLDGVTGSGKTEVYLNMIAAVLERGKQALVLVPEIGLTPQTIQRFARRFRVPISVIHSNLNDSERLNAWLDAKSGRSGIVIGTRSALMTPFADLGIIIVDEEHDASYKQQDSLRYHARDVAVMRANHLDIPVVLGSATPSFETLHNAHQGKYRHLHLTERAGVAVAPKSTILDIKGLYLDSGLSAPLIAQMRRHLEAGNQVMLFLNRRGFSPALMCHECGWLAECQRCDAYYTFHQHDRELRCHHCGSSKPVLHQCQSCGSTQMISVGVGTEQLEQQLQQHFPQYQAIRIDRDSTRRKGSLESSLTAIRQGKYQILIGTQMLAKGHHFPDVTLVALLDVDGALYSSDFRASERFAQLFVQVSGRAGRASKPGEVILQTHHPEHPLLLSLIHRDYGHFANNALRERQLAQLPPFSFLALFKAESNHNEEVELFLRQVRATLEAHPLCQQHAIEILGPAPSPIAKRAGKFRWQLLVQAPSRPALHQLLFGSKTVIATLPNSKKVRWHIDIEPQDLS, from the coding sequence ATGAGACCGAGTATTGCCAAGGTCGCGCTGCCTGTGCCGCTCGACAAACAATTTGATTATATCATTCCCAACTCGCTGTTTCCGATCATCGGTGGGCGCGTCAGTGTGCCTTTTGGTCGTCAAACTTTAGTCGGCGTGGTGACCGCGCTCAGTGATCAATCCGATTACCCGCGCGAACAACTCAAGTCACTCAAAAACGTCCTCGACCAGCAGCCGTTGTGGGAGGCGCCGTTGTATAAGTTGTTGGTTTGGTGTAGCCAGTATTATCAATACCCTTTAGGCGAAACCTTAGCCAATGCCCTGCCCAGTGCCCTGCGAAAAGGCAAGCCCGCGCAGCACGCCGCGCGCCAGATGTGGCATCTAACCGAGCTTGGCAAGCAGCAATCGATGCAGTCAATGGGCCGAGCGGTCAAACAAGCAAAAGTATTGCATTTACTCGCTCATGGTCCGCTTGAGCATCAGGCCATGATCGATGCCGATATCAGCCGCAGTGTGCTCAATGCCCTCTGTGACAAAGGCTGGATTCGCGCGGTGTTAGAGTCGGTGAGTGTTGCGCCTTGGCCCAGTGAGATCGAAACCGACCAAGACAAACCCAAACTCAACCAAGAGCAGGCCATCGCCATTGCCGCGGTGAACAGTGAATCTCACTTTGCCTGCTATTTACTCGATGGCGTGACCGGTTCAGGCAAGACGGAAGTGTACCTCAATATGATCGCCGCGGTGCTTGAGCGCGGTAAGCAAGCGCTGGTTTTAGTGCCGGAGATCGGCCTCACTCCGCAGACCATTCAACGCTTTGCCCGTCGTTTTCGCGTGCCGATTTCCGTTATTCACTCCAACCTGAACGACAGCGAACGCCTCAATGCGTGGCTAGACGCCAAAAGCGGGCGCAGTGGTATCGTGATCGGCACGCGCTCGGCACTGATGACGCCGTTTGCCGATCTGGGTATTATCATTGTCGACGAAGAGCACGATGCCTCCTACAAACAGCAAGATTCACTGCGCTACCACGCCCGAGATGTCGCGGTAATGCGTGCCAACCACCTCGACATTCCTGTGGTCTTGGGCTCGGCAACGCCGTCTTTTGAAACCTTACACAATGCGCATCAGGGCAAATATCGTCATTTACACCTGACCGAGAGAGCCGGTGTGGCCGTCGCGCCCAAAAGCACCATACTCGATATCAAGGGCTTGTATCTAGACAGCGGCTTATCGGCACCTTTAATCGCCCAAATGCGTCGTCATTTAGAGGCCGGCAATCAGGTCATGCTGTTTCTCAACCGGCGCGGTTTTTCTCCGGCCTTAATGTGCCATGAGTGTGGCTGGTTGGCCGAGTGTCAACGCTGTGATGCCTATTACACGTTTCACCAGCACGATCGCGAATTGCGCTGTCATCACTGCGGCTCGAGCAAGCCGGTTTTGCATCAGTGCCAAAGCTGTGGTTCCACTCAGATGATCAGTGTCGGGGTCGGTACCGAACAATTAGAGCAGCAATTGCAGCAGCATTTTCCTCAATACCAAGCGATTCGCATCGATCGCGATAGCACCCGGCGCAAAGGCAGTCTCGAAAGCTCACTCACCGCGATTCGTCAGGGCAAGTATCAAATTTTGATCGGCACACAAATGCTTGCCAAGGGCCATCACTTTCCCGATGTGACGTTAGTGGCACTGCTCGATGTCGACGGCGCGCTTTACAGTAGTGATTTTCGCGCCTCAGAACGCTTTGCCCAATTGTTTGTCCAGGTTTCAGGGCGAGCGGGGCGAGCCAGTAAACCCGGAGAAGTCATACTGCAAACCCATCACCCCGAGCACCCTTTGTTGCTGTCGCTCATCCATCGAGATTACGGCCACTTTGCCAACAATGCGCTGCGCGAGCGGCAATTGGCTCAGTTACCGCCCTTTTCTTTTTTGGCGCTGTTTAAAGCCGAATCGAATCACAATGAAGAAGTTGAGTTGTTTTTAAGGCAAGTGCGTGCCACGCTCGAAGCGCACCCTTTGTGTCAGCAACACGCCATCGAGATCCTCGGGCCGGCCCCCTCGCCCATCGCCAAACGAGCGGGGAAGTTTCGCTGGCAATTGTTGGTACAAGCCCCGAGTCGTCCGGCCCTTCATCAGTTACTTTTTGGTTCAAAAACCGTGATTGCAACCTTGCCAAACAGCAAAAAAGTTCGCTGGCACATCGACATAGAGCCGCAAGATTTAAGCTAG
- the hslV gene encoding ATP-dependent protease subunit HslV has protein sequence MTTIVSVRRNNQVVIAGDGQVSLGNTVMKGNARKVRRLYNNQVLAGFAGGTADAFTLFERFESKLQMHQGHLTKAAVELAKDWRSDRALRRLEALLAVADETASLIITGNGDVVQPEHDLIAIGSGGNYAQAAATALLENTDLDARTIAEKALNIAGDICVFTNHHHTVEELTSTTELANLDKA, from the coding sequence GTGACTACCATAGTATCCGTACGTCGTAACAATCAAGTGGTCATTGCCGGAGATGGTCAAGTCTCTCTTGGCAATACCGTGATGAAAGGCAATGCCCGTAAAGTCCGTCGCCTATACAACAATCAAGTGCTCGCTGGGTTTGCCGGTGGTACGGCGGATGCGTTTACCTTGTTTGAACGCTTTGAAAGCAAACTGCAAATGCACCAAGGCCATTTAACCAAAGCCGCTGTTGAATTGGCCAAAGATTGGCGCAGCGATCGCGCGTTGCGTCGCCTTGAAGCCTTGCTGGCCGTTGCCGATGAGACCGCCTCACTGATCATTACGGGCAATGGCGATGTCGTTCAGCCCGAACACGACTTAATTGCGATTGGCTCTGGTGGCAACTACGCTCAAGCGGCCGCGACAGCGCTACTCGAAAACACAGACCTCGATGCTCGTACCATCGCCGAAAAAGCCCTCAATATCGCTGGCGATATCTGTGTGTTTACCAACCATCATCACACGGTTGAAGAATTGACGAGCACCACTGAACTCGCGAATTTAGATAAGGCTTAA
- the rpmE gene encoding 50S ribosomal protein L31, giving the protein MKTGIHPEYKAVSATCSCGNTFEFNTTLNKESIHLDVCDKCHPFYTGKQRIVDTGGRVDRFNKRFGALSSKK; this is encoded by the coding sequence ATGAAAACTGGCATCCATCCAGAATACAAAGCAGTTTCTGCAACTTGTTCTTGCGGCAACACTTTTGAGTTCAACACAACTCTAAACAAAGAATCTATCCACCTAGACGTTTGTGACAAATGTCACCCATTCTACACTGGTAAGCAACGTATCGTTGATACTGGCGGCCGTGTAGATCGCTTCAACAAGCGTTTCGGTGCGCTATCTAGCAAAAAATAA
- a CDS encoding 1,4-dihydroxy-2-naphthoate polyprenyltransferase gives MAPRLSIWIATLRPKTLPLAILPIAIGSSLAHVEQHFQWPIFILSTLTALLLQILANLANDYGDSVKGTDNVHRIGPARAMQTGVVSTKGMKLAIALAIALTGVCGGLLIYLALPQWSSRLLFVALGGLATLAALAYTMGKRPYGYAGFGDLAVFVFFGLVGVIGSYYLHTGFIERTVVLPAIGYGLSCVTVLNINNIRDIDNDKACGKMTLAAQLGLGKAKCYHALLLLGSALCYGVFFGLYLSNNWRLVIGALMVLIVVSHGKNVVCRHTSQQFVPLLANSVRVCIVTSTLFIAPVLLSPWS, from the coding sequence ATGGCCCCAAGATTATCGATTTGGATAGCGACCTTACGACCGAAGACGCTGCCCCTGGCCATTCTTCCGATCGCGATCGGCAGTAGCTTGGCCCACGTTGAGCAACACTTTCAATGGCCGATTTTTATCTTGTCGACCCTCACGGCACTGTTGTTGCAAATCCTTGCCAACCTCGCCAATGATTACGGCGATAGTGTCAAAGGCACCGACAACGTACACCGCATTGGGCCTGCGCGGGCGATGCAAACCGGTGTGGTGTCGACCAAGGGCATGAAGTTGGCTATCGCACTCGCCATTGCCTTGACGGGAGTCTGCGGTGGATTGCTGATTTACCTCGCTTTGCCACAGTGGAGCAGCCGCTTGTTGTTTGTCGCTTTGGGTGGGTTGGCCACGCTAGCGGCCCTTGCTTATACTATGGGTAAACGGCCCTATGGGTATGCCGGCTTTGGCGATTTGGCAGTGTTTGTTTTCTTCGGGTTAGTGGGGGTCATTGGCAGCTATTACCTTCACACTGGCTTTATCGAACGCACCGTCGTGCTACCGGCCATCGGTTATGGCCTGTCTTGTGTGACGGTGCTCAACATCAACAACATTCGCGATATAGACAACGACAAAGCCTGCGGAAAAATGACCTTAGCCGCTCAGTTAGGACTGGGCAAGGCCAAGTGTTATCACGCCTTACTTTTGCTCGGCTCCGCCCTCTGTTATGGGGTGTTTTTTGGCCTCTACCTCTCCAATAACTGGCGGCTTGTGATTGGCGCTTTGATGGTGTTGATTGTAGTCAGTCATGGTAAGAACGTGGTTTGTCGGCACACCTCACAGCAGTTTGTCCCTCTGCTGGCCAACAGCGTTCGCGTGTGTATTGTCACCAGCACACTCTTTATCGCCCCAGTGCTGCTCTCGCCTTGGTCTTAA
- a CDS encoding malic enzyme-like NAD(P)-binding protein: protein MTDNQDQKALHYHAHPTPGKIEIRLTKAADTSDDLALAYSPGVAAPVREIARCADAAYHYTGKGNLVAVITNGSAILGLGNLGPLAAKPVMEGKALLFKRFAGIDAIDIEVNQQNVEQFVDTVANIADTFGGINLEDIKAPECFEIERRLIERCSIPVFHDDQHGTAIVTAAGILNGLELQGKAIGDCSIVCVGAGAAAMACMNLLIDCGAKADNLLMLDRQGVIHRQRDDLTVYKQAFARETKRRTLTDAIAGADVFVGLSGPNVLSCEQLATMAPRPLVFACSNPDPEITPEAVRDTRPDAIVGTGRSDYPNQVNNVLCFPFIFRGALQVRARVINKAMKLAAVDAIRQLAKETVPDKVCQAAGVTSLEFGPDYILPKPFDQRLLARVANAVAQAAIDSGVAGKAEGKERDDGKDVSMGSR from the coding sequence ATGACCGACAACCAAGACCAAAAAGCGCTGCATTATCACGCTCACCCCACCCCAGGAAAAATTGAGATCCGCCTTACGAAAGCGGCAGACACCAGTGACGATTTAGCCTTGGCCTACAGCCCTGGCGTGGCGGCGCCGGTACGCGAAATTGCCCGTTGTGCTGACGCTGCCTATCACTACACCGGCAAAGGCAATCTCGTCGCGGTGATCACCAATGGCAGTGCGATCTTGGGGTTGGGGAACTTGGGGCCGTTAGCCGCGAAACCGGTTATGGAAGGGAAAGCATTGCTGTTTAAGCGCTTTGCCGGTATCGATGCCATCGACATTGAAGTCAATCAGCAAAACGTCGAGCAATTTGTCGATACCGTTGCCAATATTGCCGATACGTTTGGCGGTATCAACCTAGAAGACATCAAGGCGCCAGAGTGCTTTGAGATTGAGCGGCGTTTGATTGAGCGTTGTTCGATCCCCGTTTTTCACGATGATCAACACGGCACCGCGATCGTGACTGCCGCGGGGATCCTCAATGGCTTAGAACTGCAAGGTAAAGCGATAGGCGATTGCTCGATTGTGTGCGTTGGCGCAGGCGCGGCGGCCATGGCGTGTATGAATTTGCTGATCGATTGCGGGGCCAAAGCCGATAACCTGCTCATGCTCGACCGACAAGGCGTGATCCATCGCCAGCGCGACGATCTCACGGTCTACAAACAAGCGTTTGCCCGCGAGACAAAGCGGCGCACCCTGACTGACGCTATCGCCGGCGCCGATGTTTTTGTCGGGCTATCGGGGCCCAACGTGTTGTCCTGTGAGCAACTGGCGACCATGGCCCCGCGCCCATTGGTATTTGCTTGTTCCAACCCCGACCCAGAAATTACCCCAGAAGCGGTCAGAGATACCAGGCCCGATGCCATTGTCGGCACCGGGCGCAGTGATTACCCCAACCAAGTGAACAATGTGTTGTGCTTTCCATTCATTTTTCGCGGCGCTTTACAGGTGCGCGCTCGGGTGATCAACAAAGCGATGAAATTGGCCGCCGTCGACGCCATTCGGCAATTGGCCAAAGAGACGGTGCCAGACAAGGTGTGCCAAGCAGCAGGGGTCACCTCGCTGGAGTTTGGCCCAGACTATATTTTGCCCAAGCCCTTTGACCAGCGCTTATTGGCGCGGGTGGCAAACGCCGTGGCTCAGGCCGCCATTGATTCTGGCGTGGCGGGCAAGGCCGAGGGAAAAGAAAGAGATGACGGCAAAGACGTGTCCATGGGCTCAAGGTGA
- a CDS encoding O-succinylhomoserine (thiol)-lyase, with product MSQRKPTTIAVRTGIESDSQYHAVVPPIYLSTNYGFPAFGEVPKYDYTRSGNPNRGLLEQTLYELEEGAGAVVTNCGTSALNLWVSAFIGPEDTIIAPHDCYGGTYRLFNTRAQKGDFNVEFVDQTDQQAMAQALAKKPKLILLETPSNPLVRVVDIAAICQQAKAVGALVAVDNTFLSPVFQKPLTLGADFVIHSTTKYLNGHSDVIGGVVISAQQEHAEQLAWWGNCIGATGTPFDSYLTLRGLRTLGVRMKAHESGAQQILAYLQRQDLVKVVYHPSLPEHPGHEIAKAQQSGFGCMLSFEFNGEFEQLKRFVTSLKLFSLAESLGGVESLICHPASMTHRAMGEEALAQAGVSQMLLRLSVGLEDPQDLIDDLEQAFGQAQEGQA from the coding sequence ATGAGCCAGCGCAAACCCACCACGATTGCTGTACGTACCGGCATCGAGTCCGATAGCCAATATCACGCCGTTGTACCACCGATTTACTTGTCGACCAACTATGGTTTTCCCGCGTTTGGGGAAGTGCCTAAATACGACTATACCCGCTCTGGCAACCCGAACCGAGGCCTGTTAGAGCAAACCTTATACGAGCTAGAAGAAGGGGCGGGGGCGGTGGTGACCAACTGCGGCACATCGGCACTCAACTTGTGGGTATCGGCGTTTATCGGTCCTGAAGATACCATTATTGCCCCTCACGATTGCTATGGTGGGACGTATCGTTTGTTCAACACCCGTGCGCAAAAAGGCGATTTTAACGTCGAGTTTGTCGATCAAACCGATCAACAAGCGATGGCACAAGCCTTGGCCAAAAAACCGAAACTCATTTTGCTCGAAACCCCGTCTAACCCCTTAGTGCGCGTGGTTGACATCGCCGCGATTTGTCAACAAGCCAAAGCGGTTGGCGCTTTAGTGGCGGTGGATAACACCTTCTTGAGCCCCGTCTTTCAAAAGCCATTGACCTTAGGGGCGGATTTTGTCATTCACTCCACCACCAAGTATTTAAACGGCCACTCCGATGTGATCGGCGGCGTGGTGATTTCAGCGCAGCAAGAGCACGCTGAACAACTGGCGTGGTGGGGCAATTGCATCGGGGCGACCGGAACGCCATTTGACAGCTATTTAACCCTGCGAGGCCTGCGAACTCTGGGCGTGAGAATGAAAGCGCACGAAAGTGGCGCGCAGCAAATTCTCGCTTATTTACAGCGCCAGGACTTGGTCAAAGTCGTGTATCACCCCAGTTTGCCAGAGCACCCAGGCCACGAGATTGCCAAAGCGCAACAGAGCGGCTTTGGCTGTATGTTGAGCTTTGAATTCAACGGCGAATTTGAACAGCTCAAGCGCTTTGTCACCTCACTCAAGCTATTTTCCTTGGCGGAATCGCTCGGCGGGGTCGAGAGCTTGATCTGCCACCCTGCCTCGATGACGCACCGCGCCATGGGCGAAGAAGCTTTAGCACAAGCCGGGGTATCACAAATGTTGTTACGCCTTTCTGTCGGGTTGGAAGACCCACAAGATCTGATTGACGATCTCGAGCAAGCCTTTGGCCAAGCCCAGGAAGGACAAGCATGA
- the cytR gene encoding DNA-binding transcriptional regulator CytR, protein MATMKDVARLAGVSTATVSRAIMTPEKVSPATRSRVEAAVTESGYTPHIQMSRSLKRSESKTIVAIVPDISDMYFADLIRGVEETAHANGYLLLVGDSHSQDYREETFVNMAYRKQADGLILLGTDLPFGISKAEQRFLPPLVMACEYSHELDLPTVHIDNLTAAFEAVNYLTRLGHQRIAQISGPIQSNLCQFRNQGYLQAIRRSGVELDESLTVYTEFSLDGGKQAAHSLMTRSKPPTAIFCHSDSIAIGALHEVKRLGFRVPDDVSIIGFDDIDMVQYTEPPLTTISQPRYEIGRQAMLKLLEILRGKPNSTQSRSCLLETELIVRESTDVCRKR, encoded by the coding sequence ATGGCAACGATGAAAGATGTTGCAAGGTTAGCCGGCGTATCAACGGCAACGGTTTCTCGGGCCATCATGACCCCGGAAAAGGTCTCCCCTGCCACCCGTAGTCGCGTCGAGGCCGCCGTGACAGAGTCAGGCTATACGCCTCACATCCAAATGTCTCGCAGCCTCAAGCGCAGTGAGTCAAAAACCATTGTCGCCATTGTCCCTGATATTAGTGATATGTACTTTGCCGATTTGATTCGCGGCGTTGAAGAAACCGCACATGCCAATGGCTACCTGTTGTTGGTCGGCGACAGCCACTCCCAAGACTACCGCGAAGAAACCTTTGTCAATATGGCTTATCGCAAACAAGCCGATGGACTCATTTTGCTTGGTACGGACTTGCCCTTTGGCATCAGTAAAGCAGAGCAGCGCTTTTTGCCCCCGCTGGTCATGGCTTGTGAGTATTCCCACGAGCTCGACTTGCCCACCGTGCATATCGACAATTTAACCGCAGCCTTTGAGGCGGTGAATTACTTAACCCGCTTAGGTCATCAGCGCATCGCACAAATTTCTGGTCCGATACAATCCAACTTGTGTCAATTTCGCAATCAAGGTTATTTACAGGCCATCAGACGCAGCGGCGTGGAGTTAGATGAATCGCTCACGGTGTACACCGAATTTAGCCTCGACGGCGGCAAACAGGCGGCCCATTCTTTGATGACACGCTCCAAGCCACCGACCGCCATTTTCTGTCACTCCGACAGCATCGCCATCGGCGCGTTGCACGAAGTCAAACGCTTGGGCTTTCGCGTTCCTGATGATGTGTCGATCATCGGCTTTGACGACATCGATATGGTGCAATACACCGAGCCACCATTGACCACCATTTCGCAGCCCCGCTATGAAATAGGTCGCCAGGCAATGTTGAAACTGTTAGAGATATTACGTGGTAAACCCAACAGTACCCAATCGCGCTCTTGCCTATTAGAAACGGAACTGATTGTCCGTGAGAGTACCGATGTGTGTCGCAAGCGCTAA
- a CDS encoding SPOR domain-containing protein, producing MANKDYVRRGQAPKKTNKKTAKPKQTRPKKPWRSLLVAAIAVSLFGYGLYTLSQSPEPATTPEPVAVAPQKTAPSRPASASNASLPPVPEQKWDYIDDLPNRQIEVTPKEQQVSKIPYVMQCGAFITMEQAQTRKVNIAFVGLSSRIKKKEGSKWYRVILGPYKFKRDAERDRHKLQRHKIEPCAIWKENL from the coding sequence GTGGCCAATAAAGATTACGTAAGACGCGGGCAAGCCCCGAAAAAAACCAATAAAAAGACCGCTAAGCCCAAACAAACGCGCCCGAAAAAACCGTGGCGAAGCCTACTTGTCGCCGCTATCGCTGTCTCTTTGTTTGGTTATGGCCTGTATACGCTAAGTCAATCGCCAGAGCCGGCGACGACGCCAGAGCCGGTCGCGGTTGCCCCTCAAAAAACCGCGCCTTCACGTCCCGCCTCTGCCAGCAATGCGTCGTTACCGCCTGTGCCTGAGCAAAAATGGGACTATATCGACGATTTGCCAAATCGACAAATTGAAGTGACCCCCAAAGAGCAACAGGTGTCTAAAATTCCTTATGTGATGCAATGCGGCGCCTTTATCACCATGGAACAAGCACAAACCCGCAAAGTGAATATCGCCTTTGTTGGATTAAGCAGTCGCATTAAGAAAAAAGAAGGCAGTAAATGGTATCGGGTCATTTTAGGGCCTTACAAATTCAAACGCGATGCCGAGCGTGACCGCCACAAATTGCAACGCCACAAAATAGAACCTTGTGCAATTTGGAAAGAAAACCTGTAA